The genomic interval CAGATCGACGGCACCACCCGCACGGCGTACCTGCCGGTGGTCACCCTCAAGAAGGATTGACGATGACTGACCTTTCAAACCCCATGAGTTCAGCACCAGATGCCGCCCAGGGAGTGGCATCTAAGGGACCGGACGAGGGCCCCGATGCGAGCTTGCGAGTATTGGGAAGTCCTGACCCGCTATCGGAGCCGCGCGCTGGGCTGATCGAAGATCAGCTGCGCGGCGAAGGGGCGGGGGCGGCATTTGGTGCTGGACGGACCTCTACCATCACACCCCGGGACACGTTTGTGGACGGCGCGGCCCTGTTTCCCGGTGACACCGGCGTGCTCTCGATGAAAGTGCGCCAGGCGCTGGTCAAGCTGCTCAAGGGTCCGTACGTTGACGGCGGCCGCGACGAAAAGCTGTGGACCACGCTGCTGGACAACCAGATCATCCTGCGCAGCCGCCTGTCCGAGCTGTTCCTGACCCTGCAGCTGGACCACGAGCGCAAGATCGCCGTCCTGCGCCCGGTGGATCCTGAAGCCATCGGCGGCAGCAACCGGTCCAGCATCCTGCGCCAACAGCGTGCCCTGAGCCGGGTGGAAACCATCGTACTGCTCCGCCTGCGGATGCTGCTGGACCGCCACGTCACCGCCCAGACCGATGCCACCATCACCCGCGAGGAAATCGCAGACCTCGTGGCCCACTACCAGCCCGCCGGCCAGCAGGACGCGCTGCGCGATTCGGACGTGGTCACCCGGGCCATCACCAAGCTCCTGGCCCGCCAGCTGCTCCTCACCACCGGCCTGGACGACGTCTACACCATCTCCAACGCCCTCCCGCTGGCCCTCCCCTTCGAAAACATCGGCGACATCCCCGCCCAAATCGAAGCCCTGGTAGCCGCCACCGCAGACCCCACAGGCACAGAAGCGCTTATAGAGCTCGACGGCGAGAATCCCCTCCGCGCAGACGACGACACTGAGGACAACGAACCGGTGACTGACAACAGCGACGACTCCGGGGACATGCGGCAGCATGCGTCTAAGCGAGGAACGAGCGAGCATGCAGAGCATGTGTCCGGTGGTGGCGCGATAGCCGACCACGAAGAAGGAGACGCATGAGCATCGCAACCATGCTGCCGATGGGCGATCTCACGAACCCCGGTCAGATGCGCCTTGCGTTGGTGCAGGTGGTCAACTGGGGCACGTTCCATGGGGCGCACACAATGCACGTGGACCGGAACGGAACCCTGCTGACGGGCAACTCGGGCGTGGGCAAGTCCACGCTGTTTGACGCCATGCTGCGCGTATTCGATGCCCGGCCGCGCTCCAACGAGGCGGCGGCCCAGCGTGCCGGCGGTGCTGTGGAGGACAAGAGGACCACGTTCACGTACATGCGCGGCAAGGTGGGCGACAAGGCCGTTGGCGAAGGCTCCGCCAGCGCGTTCCAGCGGCCCGGCGCCACGTGGTCCGCTGTCGCCCTGACGTTTGATAACGCCGCGGGCACCCGCATCACGGTGTCCGCACTGTTCGACCTGCCCAAGAACGGCACGGAGTCCAGTGTTGGGCGTTTCTACGTGATCGACAGCAAGCCGCTGGACCTGCCGGCCATCGAGGACATCGCGGACAAGCGCTTCACCAAGGCTGCGCTGGAGACGATCTTCCCGGACGCCCAGATCTTCGATGTCCACAAGGCCTTCGCGGAGCGTTTCCGCCGGCTCCTCGGCATCAGTTCGGACCAGGCTCTGCCCCTGCTGCGCGTGATCCAGGCCGGCAAGGGCCTGGGCGGCAGCGTCAATACCTTCTTCCGCGACCAGGTCCTGGACGCCCCCGCCACCCTCGCCGCGGCCGACGACGTGGTGGAGGAATTCAGCAACCTCATGTCCATCCGGCAGCGGCTGGAGGACGTGCGGCAGCAGCGGGACCAGCTGGCCCCCGTGCCCGGCCTGAACAAGGAATACGCGCAGTCGCTGCTGGATGCGAACCGGCTCCGTGAGCTGTCCGGCGAGGAGTTCGAAGCCTACAAGCAGCAGCTCGCGGTCACGGTGCACGAGAAGACACTGGCCCGGTTCAAGGAGCTGGCCCAGGCGAAAGCCAAGGAACTGGGCGCGGAACGCTCCGTCCGCGACGGGCTGGCCAAGGATCTGCGCCAGCTGGAGACCGATTACAACAACCAGGGCGGCAACGCGATCTCCGCGATCGAGCAGTCGCTGGACAACGCCAACGTGGGTCTGCGGCTTCGCGAGCAGGTGGAGGAAGCGGCCCGCACGGCCCTGTCCGACGCCGGCCTGCAGCTGGAGTGGACCGCTGAGGGTTGGGAACAGGCCCACGAGCAGGCTGCCGCCAGGTCGGCCGAGCTTAAGGACGACTCGCAGGCCCTGCAGGAGCTCCGCTTCGAAGCCTTCGACGGCCACGCCACCAAAAAGCGCGAGCTGGCGGCGGCCCAGCAGGAGCTCGTGTCGCTGAAGACGCGCAAGTCCCTGCTGCCGCCGTCGAGCATTGAAAACCGCGCGGCAATCGCCGCGGCCACGGGCGTCCCGGAAGACCGGATGCCGTTCGGCGGCGAGCTGATGGACCTCGCTGAAGGGGAGGAGCAGTGGCGGCCGGCGGCGGAGCGCGCGCTCCGGAACCTCGCCACCACGCTGCTGGTCCCCGGCGAACACTTCGCCGCCGTGACCCGCTACCTCAACGACAACAAGGTACGCGGAGCCCTGCGCGCGGTGGACGTATCCAAACCGCTCGCGGGCGGCGCCCTCGCCGTGGAAGACGCGCACGACGGCGACCTGCTGACCAAGCTGGACATCCTCGCCAGCGGCGCGGTGGCGGACGCCGGGGAATGGATCCGGGAGCGGATCGCCCTCGATTTCGCTTACCCGTGCGTCGAGGACCCTAACGAGCTGGCCACCCTGGACAAGGGCCTGAGCCTGGGCGGTGTGGTCAAACGCAACCGGCACACGGTAGAGAAGGACGACCGTTTCACCGGTCGCCAGGACTACGTACTCGGGTTCGACAATGCTGCCAAGCTGGAACTTGTGGCCGCCCAGGTGGAGGACCTGCAGCAGGAACTCGCCAAGGCTGCCGAGCTGGCGCAGAGCCGTGAAGAGTCGCACCAGGGCATGAGCCGGCAGCTCGATGCCCTCCGCCGGATCGCGGAGGACCACCGGCCCTGGGAACAGGTGTCAGCTGCGGTCGCCGCCGATGAACTCGCCAGGATTGAACAGCGGCTCAAGGATGCCCTCGCGGCCCAGGCCGACCTGGAACCGCTGCGGGCCAACATCGAATCTGCCCGGCAGAAGCACCAGGCCAGCACCGAAGCAGCCGCCGTCCTGCAGAGCGAATACAAGGCACTGGACCGGCAAATGAGCGCTGCCGATTCGCTGCTGGAAGCCGCGCGTGCCCGCCTGGAGCAGGCGCCGCCGTCGGACGCCACAGTGACCGCGCTGGAACCGTACTTCACCGACTTCGGCGACGTCAGCGAGATGCATGAGCTGGACAACCTGGCCAACCGTGTCCGGACGGCGCTGCTAGGAGAGCTGCACGTGGCCGAGACGCGCGGGCAGGCGACCTCGGAGCGGCTGACCCGGATCTTCGAGGGTTTTGTGCGCGAGTGGGGTTCCGCGATTTCCGCGGACCACGGCACCTCCATCGGTGCGGCGGGGGAGTTCGAAGGCCGCTACCACGCCATCATCAGCGACGGCCTGCCCGCCCAGGAGTCCGAGTTCCGGCAGTTCTTCAACCAGCGCACGCACGAATCGTTCAGCACGCTGCTGCACCTGCTGGACGAGGAGCGGCGGTCCATCACCAGCCGCATCCTGCCGCTCAACGGCATCCTGTCCGAGGTCAACTTCCACGAGGGCAGCTTCCTGGAACTGGACATCAAGCAGACCCTGCCGGCCACGGCCAAGCAGTTCAAGGACGCCATCCAGAACGCGCTGAAGGCCCGGCACATGCGGCCCACCCGCGCCGGATCCGGCACGGTTTCCGGCCCGGAAGCCGGGGGAGGCGACGACGCCGAGCTCACCGCCCGCTACAAGACCCTCGAAACGCTCGTAAAGCGGCTCGGCTCACCCACCCCCGAGGACCGGCGCTGGCGCGCGGAAGTGCTGGACGTCCGCGGGCACCTGTTCATCCAGTGCAAGGAACACCGGGAAAACGGCAAGCGGACCGACGTGTACATGCACGCCGACACCGGCTCCATGTCCGGCGGCGAGCGGCAGCGCTTCACCGCGTTCATCATGGCCGCGGCGCTGAGCTACCAGCTGGGCATCGCCGAGCAGGGGTTCACCACGTACGGCACCGTGATGATGGATGAGGCGTTTGTGCTGGCCTCGGAGGAGTTTGCCGGCGCCGGGATCAAGGCGCTGCACGAGTTCGGCTT from Pseudarthrobacter sp. SSS035 carries:
- a CDS encoding DUF4194 domain-containing protein, whose translation is MTDLSNPMSSAPDAAQGVASKGPDEGPDASLRVLGSPDPLSEPRAGLIEDQLRGEGAGAAFGAGRTSTITPRDTFVDGAALFPGDTGVLSMKVRQALVKLLKGPYVDGGRDEKLWTTLLDNQIILRSRLSELFLTLQLDHERKIAVLRPVDPEAIGGSNRSSILRQQRALSRVETIVLLRLRMLLDRHVTAQTDATITREEIADLVAHYQPAGQQDALRDSDVVTRAITKLLARQLLLTTGLDDVYTISNALPLALPFENIGDIPAQIEALVAATADPTGTEALIELDGENPLRADDDTEDNEPVTDNSDDSGDMRQHASKRGTSEHAEHVSGGGAIADHEEGDA
- a CDS encoding ATP-binding protein — its product is MSIATMLPMGDLTNPGQMRLALVQVVNWGTFHGAHTMHVDRNGTLLTGNSGVGKSTLFDAMLRVFDARPRSNEAAAQRAGGAVEDKRTTFTYMRGKVGDKAVGEGSASAFQRPGATWSAVALTFDNAAGTRITVSALFDLPKNGTESSVGRFYVIDSKPLDLPAIEDIADKRFTKAALETIFPDAQIFDVHKAFAERFRRLLGISSDQALPLLRVIQAGKGLGGSVNTFFRDQVLDAPATLAAADDVVEEFSNLMSIRQRLEDVRQQRDQLAPVPGLNKEYAQSLLDANRLRELSGEEFEAYKQQLAVTVHEKTLARFKELAQAKAKELGAERSVRDGLAKDLRQLETDYNNQGGNAISAIEQSLDNANVGLRLREQVEEAARTALSDAGLQLEWTAEGWEQAHEQAAARSAELKDDSQALQELRFEAFDGHATKKRELAAAQQELVSLKTRKSLLPPSSIENRAAIAAATGVPEDRMPFGGELMDLAEGEEQWRPAAERALRNLATTLLVPGEHFAAVTRYLNDNKVRGALRAVDVSKPLAGGALAVEDAHDGDLLTKLDILASGAVADAGEWIRERIALDFAYPCVEDPNELATLDKGLSLGGVVKRNRHTVEKDDRFTGRQDYVLGFDNAAKLELVAAQVEDLQQELAKAAELAQSREESHQGMSRQLDALRRIAEDHRPWEQVSAAVAADELARIEQRLKDALAAQADLEPLRANIESARQKHQASTEAAAVLQSEYKALDRQMSAADSLLEAARARLEQAPPSDATVTALEPYFTDFGDVSEMHELDNLANRVRTALLGELHVAETRGQATSERLTRIFEGFVREWGSAISADHGTSIGAAGEFEGRYHAIISDGLPAQESEFRQFFNQRTHESFSTLLHLLDEERRSITSRILPLNGILSEVNFHEGSFLELDIKQTLPATAKQFKDAIQNALKARHMRPTRAGSGTVSGPEAGGGDDAELTARYKTLETLVKRLGSPTPEDRRWRAEVLDVRGHLFIQCKEHRENGKRTDVYMHADTGSMSGGERQRFTAFIMAAALSYQLGIAEQGFTTYGTVMMDEAFVLASEEFAGAGIKALHEFGFQLLLAAPENVIDLSRHLGSVTEILRDKRTNRSGVLTAPVIRPRPGAEGQWRSEANPVDIVLR